A single region of the Vicia villosa cultivar HV-30 ecotype Madison, WI linkage group LG4, Vvil1.0, whole genome shotgun sequence genome encodes:
- the LOC131594954 gene encoding uncharacterized protein LOC131594954 yields the protein MASLGFSLSNARSLYPPLKLGFPSKPRIPSISTLNFSSTLRCIGARRLQINQKKLSVSAVNSNSSDGKASNENVKESSNVSKGPPLLTILFGLLVFYIAVRVIGFIVMWLVSLIVNVPPPK from the exons ATGGCCTCTCTTGGATTTTCGCTCTCAAATGCCAGATCACTCTACCCAccgctcaaattagggtttccttCCAAACCTCGAATCCCTTCCATCTCCACTCTCAACTTCTCTTCCACCTTAAG ATGCATTGGGGCTAGAAGATTGCAAATAAATCAAAAGAAATTGAGTGTTTCTGCTGTAAACTCCAACTCTAGTGATGGAAAAGCGTCTAATGAAAATGTAAAGGAAAGTAGCAATGTTTCAAAGGGACCTCCTCTCCTTACTATTTTGTTTGGTTTGTTGGTATTCTATATTGCTGTTCGGGTCATTGGGTTCATTGTAATGTGGTTGGTAAGTTTGATTGTTAATGTGCCACCTCCAAAATGA
- the LOC131594953 gene encoding DAR GTPase 2, mitochondrial-like isoform X2, which produces MAASEFGKRIGRAVRERIERRKSSVLREALWHDPFMAASTRAIAERIPLVDLIVHVTDIPLSSQCHLLRNYPNSSNYIVALNKADLASRSALQVWMDYFREINCISCGVNAHNKDSIKQFLSLIQRQVGKLKRTTDHANKYTATVMLIGIPNVGKSALANALHQVGRISAAEKGKLKHATVSPEPGETKDIRSYKIASHPNIYVLDTPAVLSPEVPDVDVLSKLLLTGAIGDCLVERKETAQYFLAIHNSSDQYKKWARLSNKDNDFLNSKTECSPTSGLQMKQKNQIPTDHTQDDVVQDVRRTLYETVSSFEGNIKCEVEMEALIARQFTALQEVFHVSTKCEEDIHVMVAGKLLNLFRTGRLGHYIFDNLPRNTH; this is translated from the exons ATGGCAGCTTCGGAATTTGGCAAACGAATAGGGAGAGCGGTAAGAGAAAGAATCGAAAGGAGGAAAAGCAGCGTGCTCCGTGAAGCTCTATGGCACGACCCTTTCATGGCCGCTTCTACTCGCGCCATCGCAGAAAGGATCCCTTTGGTTGATCTCATCGTCCATGTCACAGAT ATTCCTTTGTCCTCTCAATGTCACTTGCTCAGAAACTATCCAAATTCCTCAAACTATATTGTAGCGCTTAAcaaagctgatcttgcttctcgttcCGCTTTACAG GTATGGATGGATTATTTTAGGGAAATTAACTGCATATCTTGTGGAGTCAATGCTCATAACAAGGACAGCATCAAACAG TTCCTAAGCCTTATACAACGCCAGGTGGGAAAACTGAAGAGAACTACTGATCATGCTAATAAGTATACTGCAACAGTAATGTTAATCGGGATTCCAAATGTCGGTAAATCGGCACTTGCTAATGCCTTGCATCAAGTGGGGAGAATTAGTGCAGCag AAAAAGGAAAGTTAAAGCATGCAACTGTGAGTCCAGAGCCAGGGGAGACTAAAGACATAAGAAGTTATAAG ATTGCTAGCCATCCCAATATTTATGTGTTAGACACTCCAGCTGTTTTATCTCCCGAGGTTCCTGATGTTGATGTTCTATCTAAATTACTCTTAACAG GAGCAATTGGGGACTGTTTGGTTGAGAGAAAAGAAACTGCTCAATATTTTCTAGCTATTCATAACTCCAGTGATCAGTACAAGAAATGGGCGAGGTTATCAAACAAGGATAATGACTTCCTTAACAGCAAAACAGAATGCTCGCCTACCTCAGGGTTGCAAATGAAACAGAAAAACCAAATCCCTACAGATCACACACAG GACGACGTAGTGCAGGATGTTCGAAGAACACTCTATGAAACAGTATCATCTTTTGAAGGCAATATAAAATGTGAAGTTGAAATGGAAGCACTTATTGCTAGACAATTTACTGCCTTGCAGGAAGTTTTCCATGTTTCAACTAAATGTGAAGAAGATATCCATGTTATGGTTGCTGGGAAATTGCTTAATCTTTTCCGTACGGGGCGTCTTGGACATTATATTTTTGATAACCTTCCCAGAAATACTCACTGA
- the LOC131594953 gene encoding DAR GTPase 2, mitochondrial-like isoform X1 has protein sequence MAASEFGKRIGRAVRERIERRKSSVLREALWHDPFMAASTRAIAERIPLVDLIVHVTDARIPLSSQCHLLRNYPNSSNYIVALNKADLASRSALQVWMDYFREINCISCGVNAHNKDSIKQFLSLIQRQVGKLKRTTDHANKYTATVMLIGIPNVGKSALANALHQVGRISAAEKGKLKHATVSPEPGETKDIRSYKIASHPNIYVLDTPAVLSPEVPDVDVLSKLLLTGAIGDCLVERKETAQYFLAIHNSSDQYKKWARLSNKDNDFLNSKTECSPTSGLQMKQKNQIPTDHTQDDVVQDVRRTLYETVSSFEGNIKCEVEMEALIARQFTALQEVFHVSTKCEEDIHVMVAGKLLNLFRTGRLGHYIFDNLPRNTH, from the exons ATGGCAGCTTCGGAATTTGGCAAACGAATAGGGAGAGCGGTAAGAGAAAGAATCGAAAGGAGGAAAAGCAGCGTGCTCCGTGAAGCTCTATGGCACGACCCTTTCATGGCCGCTTCTACTCGCGCCATCGCAGAAAGGATCCCTTTGGTTGATCTCATCGTCCATGTCACAGATGCAAGG ATTCCTTTGTCCTCTCAATGTCACTTGCTCAGAAACTATCCAAATTCCTCAAACTATATTGTAGCGCTTAAcaaagctgatcttgcttctcgttcCGCTTTACAG GTATGGATGGATTATTTTAGGGAAATTAACTGCATATCTTGTGGAGTCAATGCTCATAACAAGGACAGCATCAAACAG TTCCTAAGCCTTATACAACGCCAGGTGGGAAAACTGAAGAGAACTACTGATCATGCTAATAAGTATACTGCAACAGTAATGTTAATCGGGATTCCAAATGTCGGTAAATCGGCACTTGCTAATGCCTTGCATCAAGTGGGGAGAATTAGTGCAGCag AAAAAGGAAAGTTAAAGCATGCAACTGTGAGTCCAGAGCCAGGGGAGACTAAAGACATAAGAAGTTATAAG ATTGCTAGCCATCCCAATATTTATGTGTTAGACACTCCAGCTGTTTTATCTCCCGAGGTTCCTGATGTTGATGTTCTATCTAAATTACTCTTAACAG GAGCAATTGGGGACTGTTTGGTTGAGAGAAAAGAAACTGCTCAATATTTTCTAGCTATTCATAACTCCAGTGATCAGTACAAGAAATGGGCGAGGTTATCAAACAAGGATAATGACTTCCTTAACAGCAAAACAGAATGCTCGCCTACCTCAGGGTTGCAAATGAAACAGAAAAACCAAATCCCTACAGATCACACACAG GACGACGTAGTGCAGGATGTTCGAAGAACACTCTATGAAACAGTATCATCTTTTGAAGGCAATATAAAATGTGAAGTTGAAATGGAAGCACTTATTGCTAGACAATTTACTGCCTTGCAGGAAGTTTTCCATGTTTCAACTAAATGTGAAGAAGATATCCATGTTATGGTTGCTGGGAAATTGCTTAATCTTTTCCGTACGGGGCGTCTTGGACATTATATTTTTGATAACCTTCCCAGAAATACTCACTGA
- the LOC131594953 gene encoding DAR GTPase 2, mitochondrial-like isoform X3: MAASEFGKRIGRAVRERIERRKSSVLREALWHDPFMAASTRAIAERIPLVDLIVHVTDARIPLSSQCHLLRNYPNSSNYIVALNKADLASRSALQVWMDYFREINCISCGVNAHNKDSIKQFLSLIQRQVGKLKRTTDHANKYTATVMLIGIPNVGKSALANALHQVGRISAAEKGKLKHATVSPEPGETKDIRSYKIASHPNIYVLDTPAVLSPEVPDVDVLSKLLLTGAIGDCLVERKETAQYFLAIHNSSDQYKKWARLSNKDNDFLNSKTECSPTSGLQMKQKNQIPTDHTQVNFVFCRTT; the protein is encoded by the exons ATGGCAGCTTCGGAATTTGGCAAACGAATAGGGAGAGCGGTAAGAGAAAGAATCGAAAGGAGGAAAAGCAGCGTGCTCCGTGAAGCTCTATGGCACGACCCTTTCATGGCCGCTTCTACTCGCGCCATCGCAGAAAGGATCCCTTTGGTTGATCTCATCGTCCATGTCACAGATGCAAGG ATTCCTTTGTCCTCTCAATGTCACTTGCTCAGAAACTATCCAAATTCCTCAAACTATATTGTAGCGCTTAAcaaagctgatcttgcttctcgttcCGCTTTACAG GTATGGATGGATTATTTTAGGGAAATTAACTGCATATCTTGTGGAGTCAATGCTCATAACAAGGACAGCATCAAACAG TTCCTAAGCCTTATACAACGCCAGGTGGGAAAACTGAAGAGAACTACTGATCATGCTAATAAGTATACTGCAACAGTAATGTTAATCGGGATTCCAAATGTCGGTAAATCGGCACTTGCTAATGCCTTGCATCAAGTGGGGAGAATTAGTGCAGCag AAAAAGGAAAGTTAAAGCATGCAACTGTGAGTCCAGAGCCAGGGGAGACTAAAGACATAAGAAGTTATAAG ATTGCTAGCCATCCCAATATTTATGTGTTAGACACTCCAGCTGTTTTATCTCCCGAGGTTCCTGATGTTGATGTTCTATCTAAATTACTCTTAACAG GAGCAATTGGGGACTGTTTGGTTGAGAGAAAAGAAACTGCTCAATATTTTCTAGCTATTCATAACTCCAGTGATCAGTACAAGAAATGGGCGAGGTTATCAAACAAGGATAATGACTTCCTTAACAGCAAAACAGAATGCTCGCCTACCTCAGGGTTGCAAATGAAACAGAAAAACCAAATCCCTACAGATCACACACAG GTTAACTTTGTGTTTTGTAGGACGACGTAG